The Deltaproteobacteria bacterium IMCC39524 region GGAAGCAACTTAAATCAGCACAAGGAGAACCCATGAAGTGTCCAAAATGCGGATACCATAGCTTTGACCATCTGGACAGTTGCAAAAAGTGTAATAACGACCTGGTCGAGCACAAGGCCAAATTCAACTTACGCGGCTTCTTTTCTCCCGGGCAAGCGGCAGTGACAGCCCCTGAGCCAATCATTGACGAGGCCGATGAAGAGCTAGAGGAAGCCTCTGATGATGCAGTCGACTTCGGCTTCGACTTTCTCGAAGAAGAAGACCAGGCAGGTGGAGCAACAGAAGACATTCCCCTCGGTGAAGATGATCAGGACATCAATATCGATCAACCTTTCGGTGCCGACAGTGAGACCCTTCCGGCAGACACCCTTGATTTTGATGACGATGATGACGACAAGCCAGGCAAAGGCCCTGAGTTCGCATTTTAATCAAAGCAGCAGGTCGCTTTAATAGACACAGAAACGCCTCGACTATGCCTTTGCATAGTCGAGGCGTTTCTGTTCCAGGCGCCAGCGCAAAGAGACCTTTTAATTCTCTGCTTGACAGATATTTAAACAACGTTTAAAACATCGATTAAATGAGAGATTGCAATAGACAAAACAAAGACACCAGGGCCCTGCTGCTCAGGCACGCGGAAGAACTCTTTCTCGCTCACGGCTTCGAAGGCGTCAGTATTCGTCAGATCACCGAGGCTTCGGGCGCCAATGTCGCTGCGGTTAACTATCATTTTAGCGGCAAGACCAATCTCTACCGCGAGGTTCTGGCGCAGCGCCTGGAGGGTATCACGCTCGAAAAGCTAGCTCTTTTAAAAGACCTTTACGAGCAACAACCAGCAGCAACCATTGAACAAATCCTGCACAGCTACATCAATAGTTATTTCGACGCACACTTCTCATCACCGGACAGCGACCGCCTTTTGCAGATTATCTACCGGGAGATGGCTCCCGACGCAATTGCAGGCGACCTGGTTGCAGAACGACTGGTGATTCCGATCAACCGAGCCTTCCAGAAGATTATCAAAAAAACCTGCTCCGAACTCAGTGATGATCACATTTCCTACTGCATCAGCAGTATCACCGGGCAGGTCCTGCACTTTATCCGGGCACGCGAAGTTTTAAAAGGCATCAGAACTCCGGAGCAGAACCAGACCTTTATCGAAGACACCGTTCAACACATCACACAATTTTCCCTGCGCGGAATCGGGAGTCAAGACCATGCGTAAAACCATCTGCATTATTCTGACAGGCTTGAGCCTGACGTTAACGGGCAGTCTCACGGCTGCCGAGGAGCAGAAGAAGCCTGCTGGCCCACCACCCATGCTGGTAACCACAACAGCAATCGTCAGTGGCACGTCGAAACCGACTGCACCTTTTGTCGGCACTCTCTATTTCGCACGCACGGCCGAGGTGGCTTCTGAAGTCGACGGCATCGTCCGCCAAGTTTATGTCGATGATGGCCAATCGGTTAAAATCGGTGCTCGCCTGGTTCACCTCGATGACGACCTGCTGGCGACAGAGATTGCGGGGACCAAGGCTGTTTACGAGCAGAACCAGATTGAATTGGCACAAGCACAAAGAGATTACGAAAGAATTTCCGTTCTGCATCAACAGGAGTCCATCGCCACCTCTGAGTATGAAGCCTATGGGACCAAGGCCAATCGGCTGCAGAAACAATCAGCAGTCCTTAAAACGCGCTTGGACCGGGGCCTTCTAGAGCAAAAGAAGAAAACCGTGCGCGCCCCCTTCGACGGCATCATCATCGAAAAGCTGGTAGAGGCCGGCGAATGGGTCGAAGCCGGGGGGGTCGTCGCCACCCTTGCCGACAATCACAACCTTGAAGTGCGCGTTGACGTCCCGGCCGACATCATCCCCAACCTGATTTCCGATCAGGATGTCATGATCAACATCGCTGAGAAGACGTTGCCCGGCCACTTCACAAGTATCATCCCGCGCGGCGACATCTCCACGCGGACCTTTACTGCAAAATTCAAGCTCAAGGGTAACGCTACTCTTGTTGAAGGCATGCAAGCGCGGATCGACCTCCCCGTTGCGGTCGCCAGTGAAAGTCTGCTGGTGCCAAGGGATGCGGTCATCAAAAATCGCGGCGAAGATGTCGTTTTCATCTTCAACAACGGTGAAGCTCAAATGGTGGCGGTTGAAATCGCCGGTCACTCAGGAGCCCTGGTTGGCATCATCAGCGACGAGATACAAGAGAACCAGAGCGTCATCGTCAAAGGCAACGAACGTATTCGCGACGGCCAGTCCGTACGCACGGAGTAGCTCTATATGGACCTGATCAAAGTCTCCATCCAGCGGCCGGTTACGATTCTGTCCATCATCATCATGTTGGTCATGTTCGGCTTGATCAGCCTGCAACGCATCCCCTACCAGCTCAGCCCCTCAGTGGTTGAACCGGAGATCACTGTCACCACGACCTGGCGAGGCGCGACACCCTACGAAATCGAACGTGAGATCATCGAGGAGCAGGAGAACACCCTCAAGGGCTTACCTAACCTGGTAGAGATGGAGAGTACCTCCCGCAACAACCAGGGCTCGATCACGCTGAAATTCAAGGTCGGCACCAACGCCGATGACGTCTTGCTGCGGGTCTCCAACAAGCTCAATGAAGTCCCCTCCTACCCCTCTGCGGTCGACAAACCGGTCGTGACTGCATCAGGAGCCTCCGCCTCACCAGTGGTCTGGGTCATCTTCAAAACCCGCGGAGACAATCCGCGCCCGATCGAAACCTATCTGACTTACTTCGAAAATGACATTCGCCAGCACCTGGAACGAGTCCGCGGCGTCTCCGACCTTTTTGTCGGTGGCGGCACCGAGGCAGAAATGCACGTGGAAGTCAGTGCGGAACGCCTTGCTGCCTACCAGCTGACCACCTCGAGCCTGATTGCGGCCTTGCAAACCGAGAACATCAACGTTTCTGCGGGCACTATGAGTGTCGGCCGCCGCAACTTTCGCATACGCACCACGGCCGAATTCAAAACAGCCGAAGACATCAGCAAGGTCGTCCTGAAATCAACCGGGCAGCAACGCATCACCGTGGGAGATGTCGCCAAGGTTCGCAAGGGCTTTGCCAAGCAGGAAGCCATCGTTCTGCAAAATG contains the following coding sequences:
- a CDS encoding TetR/AcrR family transcriptional regulator — translated: MRDCNRQNKDTRALLLRHAEELFLAHGFEGVSIRQITEASGANVAAVNYHFSGKTNLYREVLAQRLEGITLEKLALLKDLYEQQPAATIEQILHSYINSYFDAHFSSPDSDRLLQIIYREMAPDAIAGDLVAERLVIPINRAFQKIIKKTCSELSDDHISYCISSITGQVLHFIRAREVLKGIRTPEQNQTFIEDTVQHITQFSLRGIGSQDHA
- a CDS encoding efflux RND transporter periplasmic adaptor subunit; the protein is MRKTICIILTGLSLTLTGSLTAAEEQKKPAGPPPMLVTTTAIVSGTSKPTAPFVGTLYFARTAEVASEVDGIVRQVYVDDGQSVKIGARLVHLDDDLLATEIAGTKAVYEQNQIELAQAQRDYERISVLHQQESIATSEYEAYGTKANRLQKQSAVLKTRLDRGLLEQKKKTVRAPFDGIIIEKLVEAGEWVEAGGVVATLADNHNLEVRVDVPADIIPNLISDQDVMINIAEKTLPGHFTSIIPRGDISTRTFTAKFKLKGNATLVEGMQARIDLPVAVASESLLVPRDAVIKNRGEDVVFIFNNGEAQMVAVEIAGHSGALVGIISDEIQENQSVIVKGNERIRDGQSVRTE